Proteins from a genomic interval of Paracholeplasma manati:
- the nusG gene encoding transcription termination/antitermination protein NusG — MIDPRRWYIVQTYSGYESSVKEDLERRIESMGMQNLIFRVVLPEETYIEKDKNGNPKEKVRKMFPGYVFVEMIITDDSWHVIRNTPKVTGFLGSSGGRTKPVPLPQDEINAILLKVGIIEKPTFKHPIGSVVNIISGPFAGQSGQVISFDNDKETAIISIEFFGRGTPTEVSFDQVENQK, encoded by the coding sequence ATGATTGATCCACGTCGCTGGTATATCGTGCAAACCTATTCCGGTTACGAATCGTCTGTCAAGGAAGACCTTGAACGCCGTATCGAATCGATGGGGATGCAAAACCTGATTTTTAGAGTGGTTTTGCCGGAAGAAACTTATATTGAAAAAGATAAGAATGGCAATCCAAAAGAGAAAGTAAGAAAGATGTTCCCAGGGTATGTCTTTGTTGAGATGATCATCACTGATGATTCTTGGCACGTCATCCGTAATACACCAAAAGTAACTGGCTTCTTAGGGTCATCCGGTGGTAGAACCAAACCGGTTCCACTCCCACAAGATGAAATCAATGCCATCCTTCTTAAAGTTGGTATCATTGAAAAACCAACCTTCAAACACCCAATTGGGTCAGTTGTCAATATTATTTCAGGCCCATTTGCAGGTCAATCTGGTCAAGTTATTTCCTTTGATAATGATAAAGAAACAGCCATCATTTCGATTGAATTCTTCGGCCGTGGTACCCCAACTGAAGTATCCTTTGATCAAGTAGAAAATCAAAAGTGA
- the rplA gene encoding 50S ribosomal protein L1: MKRGKKYVEAAKLVDKTKKYATAEAFDLVGKTSTTKFDATVEIAFRLNIDPRKAEQNLRGAIVLPHGTGKTQRVVVIARGEKAKEALAAGADFAGDTELIQKIAGGWFDFDVMVATPDMMAELGKLGRVLGPKGLMPNPKTGTVTLDVTKAVKEIKNGKIEYRVDKVGNIQAPIGKVSFGSEKLAENAKTIYQVLNRIKPTTVKGVYMKNITVSSTMGPGIRLDEESLRG, encoded by the coding sequence ATGAAGAGAGGAAAAAAATACGTCGAAGCTGCAAAATTAGTTGACAAAACTAAGAAATATGCAACAGCTGAGGCGTTCGATTTAGTTGGTAAAACATCGACTACTAAGTTTGATGCAACTGTCGAAATTGCTTTTCGCTTAAACATTGACCCACGTAAGGCTGAACAAAACCTTCGTGGCGCAATCGTTTTACCTCATGGAACCGGAAAAACCCAACGCGTTGTAGTTATTGCACGCGGTGAAAAAGCTAAAGAAGCTCTTGCAGCTGGCGCAGATTTTGCAGGCGACACTGAATTGATTCAAAAAATAGCTGGCGGCTGGTTCGATTTCGATGTCATGGTTGCGACACCAGATATGATGGCTGAACTTGGTAAATTAGGTAGAGTTTTAGGTCCTAAAGGCCTAATGCCAAACCCTAAGACAGGTACAGTTACATTGGACGTAACTAAGGCAGTTAAAGAAATCAAGAATGGTAAAATTGAGTACCGTGTTGATAAGGTTGGTAACATTCAAGCGCCAATCGGTAAAGTATCATTCGGTTCTGAAAAATTAGCAGAAAATGCAAAGACAATTTATCAAGTATTAAATCGTATTAAACCAACAACCGTTAAAGGTGTATACATGAAGAACATCACTGTATCATCCACAATGGGACCTGGCATCCGTCTTGATGAAGAATCATTAAGAGGATAA
- the secE gene encoding preprotein translocase subunit SecE: protein MAVKQKATEQKSKLVEVLTTEYRWENLLLGVLASLSLALSIMILSGILTTEDGPIPLISDYPNLFAGILLGISIIGLLLVIYPFFVPALPELKKMSWPTWAVYLDASVRVMIFVIFFAMLFFAFDLLIANVTGNLF from the coding sequence ATGGCAGTCAAACAAAAAGCTACAGAACAAAAGAGTAAGTTAGTTGAAGTATTAACCACTGAGTACAGATGGGAAAATTTACTACTTGGTGTTCTAGCGTCTTTATCCCTAGCTTTATCCATCATGATTTTAAGTGGTATCTTAACCACAGAAGATGGTCCAATCCCACTAATTTCAGACTATCCTAATCTATTTGCAGGTATTTTATTGGGTATTTCCATCATTGGTTTGTTACTTGTTATTTATCCGTTCTTCGTACCAGCATTACCAGAATTAAAGAAAATGTCTTGGCCAACCTGGGCAGTTTATTTAGATGCAAGCGTACGCGTGATGATTTTCGTCATCTTCTTCGCAATGTTATTCTTCGCATTCGACTTACTGATCGCTAACGTTACAGGGAACTTATTCTAA
- the rplK gene encoding 50S ribosomal protein L11, translating to MAKKVVKVVKLQIAAGKANPAPPVGPALGQAGVNIPQFCTQFNEATKDKVGYVIPVVISVFDDRSFTFVTKTPPASDLIKKAANIQSGSKNALKQKVGSIKRDKLKELATLKMPDLNAYTVEAAMKILEGTARQMGVTIED from the coding sequence ATGGCTAAAAAAGTAGTCAAAGTTGTCAAATTGCAAATTGCAGCAGGTAAGGCGAATCCAGCCCCACCAGTAGGACCAGCACTTGGTCAAGCAGGGGTTAACATTCCTCAATTCTGCACCCAATTCAACGAAGCAACAAAAGACAAAGTCGGTTATGTTATTCCGGTAGTGATTTCAGTATTTGATGATCGTTCATTTACATTCGTAACAAAAACACCACCAGCAAGCGACTTAATCAAGAAAGCAGCAAATATTCAAAGCGGCTCTAAAAATGCATTAAAACAAAAAGTTGGTTCGATCAAACGTGATAAGTTGAAAGAATTAGCTACATTGAAGATGCCAGATTTGAATGCCTACACAGTTGAAGCAGCAATGAAGATTCTTGAAGGAACTGCAAGACAAATGGGCGTTACCATCGAAGACTAA
- a CDS encoding VOC family protein, translating into MSIYHQPDAVYPVSLSLKIRNVEKSKYFYTHILGFSIYEETPEHIYYTINGSDVILKTFIDLNASPRQPVQGLYHVAYLLPTKKALGQLVYHIAKNKYPITGGADHGISDALYLNDPDGNGIELYVDKDPTYWKDIDTHPEKVENQPFDYDYYLKINPSIFTKIDSNTILGHMHQHTINLKNSSNFYQKVLGYNLFLNVHSAHFLSSKAYHHHLALNTWANPVKAKADSVGLLDVTYVLSTDEAYNRAIQALDDLKMPYTIHQGIIHTEDTDGVKLILKK; encoded by the coding sequence ATGAGTATCTATCATCAACCCGATGCTGTCTATCCAGTATCGTTATCATTAAAAATTCGAAATGTGGAAAAATCTAAATATTTTTATACACATATTTTAGGCTTTTCTATCTATGAAGAAACGCCTGAACACATTTATTATACCATTAATGGTAGCGATGTGATTTTAAAGACTTTTATCGACTTAAATGCGTCACCGAGACAACCTGTTCAAGGTTTGTATCACGTCGCATACCTACTACCTACTAAAAAGGCTTTAGGACAATTGGTCTATCACATCGCGAAAAACAAATACCCCATTACAGGTGGCGCAGATCACGGCATTTCGGATGCCCTATATTTAAATGACCCCGATGGCAATGGTATTGAGCTCTATGTCGATAAAGACCCTACCTATTGGAAAGACATCGATACACACCCTGAAAAGGTTGAAAATCAACCATTTGACTATGATTATTATCTAAAAATCAATCCGAGCATATTTACAAAAATAGATTCGAATACCATTTTAGGTCATATGCACCAACATACAATCAATTTGAAAAACAGTTCCAATTTCTATCAGAAAGTTTTGGGATACAACCTGTTTTTAAATGTACACAGTGCACATTTCTTGTCTTCAAAAGCATACCATCATCATTTAGCGTTAAACACTTGGGCAAATCCAGTGAAAGCTAAAGCAGATTCGGTAGGTCTTTTGGATGTCACTTATGTTCTGAGCACAGATGAAGCATACAATCGCGCCATCCAAGCCTTAGATGATTTGAAGATGCCTTATACCATCCATCAGGGTATCATTCACACCGAAGACACCGATGGCGTAAAATTAATATTAAAAAAGTGA